The following proteins are co-located in the Diaphorobacter sp. HDW4B genome:
- a CDS encoding nucleoside deaminase — translation MRQAVQLAHANRLRGGRPFGAVLTRGSEVLATGINDIIQSHDPSTHAEMQAIRAATQAQKNPSLAGCTIYASGHPCPMCLAALVMTGVEQVFFAFDNNDAAPYNLSSEGTYQRLRLSLNPPPLPIARVDTGITAAQLYGDAPWPEEDMK, via the coding sequence ATGCGCCAAGCCGTGCAGCTCGCACACGCCAATCGCCTGCGAGGCGGCCGCCCCTTTGGTGCGGTGCTGACACGGGGATCTGAAGTCCTTGCCACCGGCATCAACGACATCATCCAGTCGCACGACCCGAGCACGCATGCCGAAATGCAGGCCATTCGCGCAGCTACGCAGGCGCAGAAAAATCCATCGCTCGCCGGTTGCACCATCTACGCCAGCGGTCACCCCTGCCCCATGTGCCTTGCTGCACTCGTGATGACGGGTGTGGAGCAGGTTTTCTTCGCGTTCGACAACAACGACGCAGCGCCCTACAACCTGTCGAGCGAAGGCACCTACCAGCGACTGCGGCTCAGTCTGAATCCGCCGCCACTTCCGATTGCGCGCGTGGACACTGGCATCACCGCCGCGCAGCTTTATGGCGATGCGCCTTGGCCTGAAGAAGACATGAAGTAA
- a CDS encoding DUF2946 family protein: MSLKYAHAHRFRTPHQRMNPLHCIRQLATGLWGRMVLVWVLLSLGAASAAPLIHPQSMEVVCSSVGEIRLIIKTEDGQQAMDTSHWKCAMCLPFTAPPSTPVVTVEPPPSPYAHALRPVEAARIAGITAAPPPARGPPPFA, from the coding sequence ATGTCGCTGAAATACGCGCACGCCCACCGCTTTCGCACTCCTCACCAACGCATGAACCCGCTGCATTGCATCCGCCAACTGGCAACCGGCCTCTGGGGCCGGATGGTGCTCGTGTGGGTTTTGCTGTCGCTTGGCGCGGCATCGGCGGCTCCGCTGATCCATCCGCAGAGCATGGAAGTGGTCTGCTCCAGCGTGGGCGAAATCCGCCTGATCATCAAAACGGAAGACGGCCAGCAGGCCATGGACACATCGCACTGGAAATGCGCGATGTGCCTGCCGTTTACCGCACCACCCAGCACGCCGGTGGTGACCGTGGAGCCACCGCCCTCTCCTTATGCCCATGCGCTTCGCCCTGTTGAAGCCGCACGCATTGCCGGCATCACCGCCGCACCGCCTCCGGCCCGAGGGCCGCCCCCGTTCGCCTGA
- a CDS encoding phosphocholine-specific phospholipase C produces MNNRRNFLKRSVATAGALGGISMFPDVIQRALAIEPNGRTKSLKDVEHVVMLTQENRSFDHYFGTLQGVRGFSDPRPHLLPTGQPVWYQPPASPKLDKYQSRGLPNDVPHVLPFYIDPRNTTGHAGTLHGWVDGHAVINEGRNDQWLTQKQDVMTMGYLKRQDVSFHYALADAFTICDAYFCSTPADTLPNRIFMWTGTMDPRNVLGTKPNGPAIQERYNTNGYTWTTYPERLEKAGISWKVYQGGSAGYMGLTAQTDNFTDNSLEFFEAYQKPLINNPLRNKGGYASASKNTLKQLHDDVQNNKLPQVSWIVAPNKFCEHSSATTFHGATYISAILTALISNPEVWSKTVFLINYDENDGLFDHVVPPAPVLDSALNRRGMVSRSLRDSLVDEFMDMDLHAKAYGNNNGLAPGGGYTGLLEVGLGSRVPMLVISPWSRGGWVCSETFDHTSLLRFLETRFGIAEPQISAWRRSVCGDLTSAFDFSTAGDPSFPRVTVDAALSKLGTSRTPAAIQSLPRQEPGTRKHRPLDYEFLHRGRCSLDEQRFWIDFSNTGKLGAGFHVIDALQLKQAPRRYTVAAGDSFADYWEVSGPYHYLIYGSNGYLTEFKGDIAQAPALHPDAFPCYDTVRGDVIITVVNRGLKPLTFSLSNAYAKDPIRQVALQPGETADIPFALQGSQSWYDIGIRVKELPAFAYRFAGHVETGRASMTDPGPHN; encoded by the coding sequence ATGAACAACCGACGAAATTTTCTCAAGCGCAGCGTTGCCACGGCCGGAGCGCTGGGCGGCATCTCCATGTTCCCCGACGTGATCCAGCGCGCGCTGGCCATCGAGCCCAATGGCCGGACCAAGTCGCTCAAGGACGTGGAGCACGTGGTCATGCTCACGCAGGAAAACCGCTCCTTCGACCACTACTTCGGCACGCTGCAAGGTGTGCGCGGCTTCAGCGATCCCCGCCCTCATCTGCTGCCCACTGGCCAACCCGTGTGGTATCAGCCCCCGGCTTCGCCCAAGCTCGACAAATATCAAAGCCGTGGCCTGCCGAACGACGTGCCCCATGTGCTGCCGTTCTACATCGACCCACGCAACACCACCGGCCATGCTGGCACATTGCACGGCTGGGTGGATGGCCATGCAGTGATCAACGAAGGGCGTAACGACCAGTGGCTCACGCAAAAGCAGGACGTGATGACCATGGGCTATCTGAAGCGCCAGGACGTGTCGTTCCACTACGCGCTGGCGGACGCCTTCACGATCTGCGATGCGTATTTCTGTTCCACGCCAGCCGACACACTGCCCAACCGCATCTTCATGTGGACCGGCACCATGGACCCGCGCAACGTGCTCGGCACCAAGCCCAACGGCCCCGCCATTCAGGAGCGCTACAACACCAACGGCTACACCTGGACCACCTATCCCGAGCGGCTGGAAAAGGCCGGCATCAGCTGGAAGGTCTATCAGGGAGGGTCGGCGGGATACATGGGCCTGACGGCACAGACCGACAACTTCACCGACAACTCGCTGGAATTCTTCGAGGCCTACCAAAAGCCCCTGATCAACAACCCGCTGCGCAACAAAGGGGGCTACGCCAGTGCCAGCAAGAACACACTCAAGCAACTGCACGACGATGTGCAGAACAACAAGCTGCCGCAGGTGAGCTGGATTGTGGCACCCAACAAATTCTGCGAGCATTCGTCGGCTACCACGTTCCACGGAGCGACCTACATCTCGGCGATTCTCACCGCGCTGATTTCCAATCCCGAGGTCTGGAGCAAGACCGTCTTCCTCATCAACTACGATGAAAACGATGGCCTGTTCGACCATGTGGTGCCGCCTGCGCCGGTGCTCGACTCCGCACTCAATCGACGCGGCATGGTGTCCCGATCGCTGCGCGACAGTCTGGTCGACGAGTTCATGGACATGGACCTGCACGCCAAGGCATACGGCAACAACAACGGTCTCGCGCCAGGCGGCGGCTACACGGGCTTGCTCGAAGTGGGCCTGGGCTCACGCGTTCCCATGCTGGTGATCTCGCCGTGGAGCCGCGGCGGCTGGGTCTGCTCGGAGACGTTCGACCACACCTCGCTGCTGCGTTTTCTGGAAACGCGTTTCGGCATCGCCGAGCCGCAAATCTCCGCATGGCGACGTTCGGTGTGCGGCGATCTGACCTCGGCTTTCGATTTTTCAACGGCGGGCGACCCAAGCTTTCCGCGCGTCACCGTTGATGCAGCACTCTCCAAACTGGGCACAAGCAGAACGCCTGCGGCCATCCAGAGCCTGCCCCGTCAAGAGCCCGGAACCCGCAAGCACCGCCCGCTGGACTATGAGTTTCTGCATCGAGGACGCTGCAGTCTGGACGAGCAACGCTTCTGGATCGACTTCTCCAACACCGGCAAGCTCGGCGCGGGCTTTCACGTCATCGATGCGCTCCAACTGAAACAGGCACCGCGCCGCTACACGGTGGCGGCAGGCGACAGTTTTGCCGACTACTGGGAGGTCTCCGGCCCATACCATTACCTCATCTACGGCAGCAACGGCTATCTCACCGAATTCAAGGGCGATATCGCACAAGCCCCGGCGCTGCATCCGGACGCCTTCCCCTGCTACGACACGGTGCGCGGCGACGTCATCATCACCGTGGTGAACCGGGGCCTCAAGCCACTGACCTTCTCGCTGAGCAACGCCTACGCCAAGGACCCGATCCGACAAGTGGCGCTCCAGCCCGGAGAAACGGCAGACATCCCATTTGCGCTGCAAGGCAGCCAATCGTGGTACGACATCGGCATCCGCGTAAAAGAGCTGCCCGCCTTTGCCTACCGCTTTGCAGGTCATGTGGAAACCGGTCGCGCCAGCATGACCGACCCCGGTCCGCACAACTGA
- a CDS encoding TonB-dependent receptor translates to MKSPLMALVLGVAALPCAAADNNADNANTAARNPEEKTLDAVTVQGGKASRLPTQIPATIEGVTREEIATRVNATDSEDALKYLPSLMVRKRYIGDYNHAILATRASGTGNSVRSVVYADGILLSNFLGNGIANGTNFAPRWGLVTPEEIERVDVLYGPYSAQYAGNSAGAVVDYVTRMPEKFEAHVGAGYSSAPTELFNSSRSFKSWNTSASLGSKSGDWSWWLHLNRTDSEGPPQTFVTALQSAGKPGSAGTPVTGAATGSNVNNQPWYVFGTGTQYHTVQDHLKIKLAYDITSTLRASYTLGWWKNDSQGRPQSFLRDANGQSVYSGTVNVNGSAFTLAPTAFGLTNDAQTHWMHGFLLKSHTGDTFDWELAASLYDYEKDKQRAPTTSLPNALNGGAGTLQSMTGSGWNTLAAKGTWRPDGSQGAHIVEFGAGRDAYKLRINKSNVSGDWFNGAVNPQSVVSDVGGQTQTQYLWAQDAWRFAPNWKAVVGLRWEDWEAKRGFTQNATQSLGYANRSESNFSPKAAISWQATNDTLLRAAIGRAVRYPTTGELYGATSGGELSFINDPNLRPEKSWTGEISAEKDLGNGMGIARATLFHENLSDALISQLVSGTTISRVQNVDRVKTTGLEFAYNAQSVLVRNLDFGASLTYANSRIASNPGLPSSEGKWQPRVPRWRATGLVSYKPDARWTLTAAARYSGKQFNTLDNSDTNADTYFGTSKFFIVDLRAHVRLTPELTGAFGIDNVNNERYWSFHPMPQRTYTASLRWDL, encoded by the coding sequence ATGAAAAGCCCACTGATGGCGCTCGTGCTGGGCGTCGCCGCGCTGCCCTGCGCAGCCGCTGACAACAACGCCGACAACGCAAACACCGCCGCCCGCAACCCAGAAGAAAAGACGCTGGATGCCGTCACCGTACAAGGCGGCAAGGCCAGCCGTCTGCCCACGCAGATTCCCGCCACCATCGAAGGCGTGACGCGCGAAGAGATAGCCACGCGCGTCAACGCCACCGACAGCGAAGACGCGCTCAAGTACCTGCCCAGCCTCATGGTGCGCAAGCGCTACATCGGCGACTACAACCACGCGATTCTCGCCACGCGCGCGTCCGGCACGGGCAACAGCGTGCGTTCCGTCGTCTATGCGGATGGCATTCTGCTGTCCAACTTTCTGGGCAACGGCATTGCCAACGGCACCAACTTTGCGCCGCGCTGGGGCCTCGTCACGCCCGAGGAAATCGAGCGCGTCGATGTGCTCTACGGCCCCTACTCCGCCCAATACGCGGGCAACTCCGCAGGTGCGGTGGTGGACTACGTCACGCGCATGCCCGAGAAGTTCGAGGCCCATGTCGGCGCGGGATATTCGTCCGCACCCACCGAGCTTTTCAACTCCAGCCGCAGCTTCAAAAGCTGGAACACCAGCGCATCGCTTGGCAGCAAAAGCGGCGATTGGTCGTGGTGGCTGCATCTGAATCGCACCGACAGCGAAGGCCCTCCGCAAACCTTCGTCACCGCGCTGCAATCCGCTGGCAAGCCAGGCTCGGCCGGAACGCCCGTCACCGGAGCCGCCACCGGCAGCAACGTGAACAACCAGCCTTGGTACGTGTTCGGCACCGGCACGCAATATCACACCGTGCAGGATCACCTCAAGATCAAGCTCGCCTACGACATCACATCCACCCTGCGCGCCAGCTACACGCTGGGCTGGTGGAAAAACGATTCGCAAGGCCGCCCGCAATCCTTTCTGCGCGATGCCAATGGCCAGAGCGTCTACAGCGGCACGGTCAACGTGAACGGCTCTGCCTTCACGCTCGCGCCCACCGCCTTCGGTCTGACCAACGATGCGCAAACCCACTGGATGCACGGTTTTCTGCTCAAGAGCCACACGGGTGACACCTTCGACTGGGAGCTGGCGGCCAGCCTCTACGACTACGAAAAGGACAAGCAACGCGCGCCCACCACGTCGCTGCCCAACGCCCTGAACGGTGGCGCGGGCACGCTGCAATCCATGACCGGCAGCGGCTGGAACACGCTGGCCGCCAAGGGCACCTGGCGACCCGATGGAAGCCAAGGCGCGCACATCGTCGAATTTGGCGCGGGCCGCGATGCGTACAAGCTGCGCATCAACAAATCCAACGTCAGCGGTGACTGGTTCAACGGCGCGGTGAATCCGCAATCCGTCGTCAGCGATGTGGGCGGTCAGACGCAGACGCAATACCTCTGGGCGCAGGACGCATGGCGCTTTGCACCGAACTGGAAGGCCGTTGTCGGCCTGCGCTGGGAAGACTGGGAAGCCAAGCGCGGCTTCACGCAGAACGCCACGCAGTCGCTTGGCTACGCCAACCGCAGCGAATCGAATTTTTCGCCCAAAGCCGCCATCTCCTGGCAAGCCACCAACGACACCTTGCTGCGCGCCGCCATTGGCCGCGCCGTGCGTTATCCCACCACGGGCGAGCTGTATGGAGCCACGAGCGGCGGCGAGCTTTCGTTCATCAACGATCCCAACCTGCGCCCCGAGAAATCGTGGACCGGCGAGATCAGCGCCGAGAAGGACCTGGGCAACGGCATGGGCATTGCGCGCGCCACGCTGTTCCATGAAAACCTGAGCGATGCGCTGATCAGCCAACTGGTTTCCGGCACCACCATCAGCCGTGTGCAGAACGTGGACCGTGTGAAGACCACCGGTTTGGAATTCGCCTACAACGCGCAATCGGTGCTGGTGCGCAATCTCGATTTTGGCGCAAGCCTTACCTACGCCAATTCGCGCATCGCCTCCAACCCCGGTCTGCCATCGAGTGAAGGCAAATGGCAGCCCCGCGTGCCACGCTGGCGCGCCACGGGACTCGTGAGCTACAAGCCCGACGCACGCTGGACGCTCACCGCCGCCGCGCGCTACAGCGGCAAACAATTCAACACGCTGGACAACAGCGACACCAATGCCGACACCTACTTCGGCACCAGCAAGTTCTTTATCGTGGACCTGCGCGCCCATGTGCGCCTGACGCCCGAGCTGACCGGCGCGTTCGGCATCGACAACGTGAACAACGAACGCTACTGGAGCTTCCACCCCATGCCGCAACGCACCTACACCGCATCGCTGCGCTGGGATCTCTGA
- a CDS encoding glutathione S-transferase family protein, translating to MSELILHHYPMSPFSHKIRAIMGFKQLAWKSVIVPGFMPKPDVEALTGGYRRTPYLQIGADIYCDTALICDVLEHHQPMPTLYPEHLKGLSRVVAQWADDRMFWAAMSYNFQPSGLNVLFANADRSLAEAFVNDRKGMGFPLMHAPEAAVNYRSDLRRIASMLDENPFLLGDQPCIADFAVYHPLWFTRIATPNLASIFDATPQVLTWMDRISTLGLGRMEKMAMQDALSVAAHTEPAALPEHEVFLDDHGIELGSKVAIAAESFGVEPTVGKLIAATRTRYTLARVDARVGNIHVHFPRVGYVMKAL from the coding sequence GTGAGCGAACTGATACTGCACCACTACCCCATGTCCCCGTTCTCGCACAAGATCAGGGCGATCATGGGTTTCAAGCAACTGGCGTGGAAGTCGGTGATCGTGCCCGGCTTCATGCCCAAGCCCGATGTGGAGGCGCTCACCGGAGGTTATCGGCGCACGCCGTATCTGCAGATCGGTGCGGACATCTATTGCGACACGGCGCTGATCTGCGATGTGCTCGAACATCACCAGCCCATGCCCACCTTGTATCCCGAACATCTCAAAGGCCTCTCGCGCGTCGTGGCGCAGTGGGCCGACGATCGGATGTTCTGGGCCGCCATGTCGTACAACTTTCAGCCCAGCGGCCTCAATGTGCTGTTTGCGAATGCCGATCGCTCGCTGGCCGAAGCGTTTGTGAACGACCGCAAGGGTATGGGTTTTCCGCTCATGCATGCGCCGGAAGCGGCGGTCAACTATCGCTCCGATCTGCGGCGCATTGCGAGCATGCTGGACGAGAACCCATTTCTGCTTGGCGATCAACCATGCATAGCGGACTTCGCGGTCTATCACCCGCTGTGGTTCACGCGGATTGCCACGCCGAATCTGGCGAGCATTTTCGATGCCACGCCGCAGGTACTCACCTGGATGGATCGGATCTCGACACTGGGCCTGGGACGCATGGAGAAGATGGCCATGCAGGACGCGCTGAGTGTGGCGGCCCATACGGAGCCAGCGGCGTTGCCGGAGCATGAGGTGTTTCTGGACGATCACGGGATTGAACTCGGGAGCAAGGTGGCGATTGCGGCGGAGAGTTTTGGGGTGGAGCCTACGGTGGGCAAGTTGATTGCAGCGACTCGAACGCGCTATACCCTCGCACGAGTGGATGCCCGAGTAGGCAATATCCACGTCCACTTTCCCCGCGTCGGTTATGTGATGAAGGCGCTTTGA
- a CDS encoding Dyp-type peroxidase produces MQTSTTATSQATELAYQTGIFQPIPPLARYAFFSIANNADAAAIKAALKRLQTEVDGKAVVAALGPQLVAAVGAQVPGLREFPQLTCTNGLLIPSTPAALMLWLRGTDMGDLANHVRAFEKLLAPAFGVNVVVDAFRHGDPEAEHGRDLTGYEDGTENPEGEEAEAAAFVQDAAPGLQGSSFVAVQQWVHDYDQFESFSTEERDHIMGRRLTDNEELEDAPESAHVKRTAQESFEPEAFVLRRSMPWLLHDHGEDVSGLMFAAYGKSLDAYEAQMRRMAGLDDGITDGLLRFSHPTSGSYLWCPPMHGGQLDLRLLKI; encoded by the coding sequence ATGCAAACATCCACGACCGCAACTTCCCAAGCCACCGAACTGGCCTACCAGACAGGCATCTTCCAACCGATCCCGCCATTGGCTCGCTACGCTTTCTTTTCGATAGCGAACAATGCTGATGCAGCAGCCATCAAGGCGGCTCTCAAACGCCTGCAGACAGAGGTCGATGGAAAGGCCGTCGTGGCCGCCCTTGGCCCGCAACTCGTTGCGGCTGTCGGCGCGCAGGTTCCCGGTCTGCGTGAATTTCCGCAGCTCACCTGCACCAACGGCTTGCTGATTCCGTCCACCCCCGCAGCACTGATGCTCTGGCTGCGCGGCACCGACATGGGCGACCTTGCCAACCACGTGCGCGCATTTGAAAAGCTGCTCGCGCCCGCGTTCGGTGTGAACGTCGTCGTCGACGCCTTCCGCCACGGCGATCCTGAAGCCGAGCATGGCCGCGACCTGACCGGCTACGAAGACGGCACCGAAAACCCCGAAGGCGAAGAAGCCGAAGCCGCCGCCTTCGTGCAGGACGCCGCACCCGGCCTGCAGGGATCGAGCTTCGTCGCCGTGCAGCAATGGGTGCACGACTACGACCAATTCGAGTCCTTCAGCACCGAAGAGCGCGACCACATCATGGGCCGCCGCCTGACGGACAACGAAGAGCTCGAAGACGCACCCGAATCCGCCCACGTCAAGCGCACGGCGCAGGAAAGCTTCGAGCCCGAGGCCTTTGTGCTGCGCCGCTCCATGCCCTGGCTGCTGCACGATCACGGCGAGGATGTCAGCGGTCTGATGTTCGCCGCCTACGGCAAGTCGCTCGACGCCTACGAAGCCCAGATGCGCCGCATGGCGGGTCTCGACGACGGCATCACCGATGGTCTGCTGCGCTTCTCGCACCCCACCAGTGGCTCCTATCTGTGGTGCCCACCGATGCACGGCGGCCAGCTCGATCTGCGCCTGCTGAAGATTTAA
- a CDS encoding class I SAM-dependent methyltransferase, protein MQALLDAIQHMSRPLDATRIFHGRGGMHPGCEHLSLDAFPPVIVLTSFAELDEASIAAIGQALEARWADIAPGEPLNWVLQIRLVGGLGSTQIMSGSVPDPHVVTEAGTRYTVHVARGQNHGLFLDMAGGRQWVREHVTTHAVEGNRHGEYRVLNLFAYTCAFSVIALQAGATHVINMDMSKGALAIGQQNHRLNDVNKGASFLGHDIFSSWGKITREGPYELIIVDPPSYQKGSFVATKDYARLVRRLPDLLAPGGHALICLNAPELPESFVHEHMQAEAPTLQFVERVANPPVFADRDPDRALKVLVYRASM, encoded by the coding sequence ATGCAAGCCCTGCTCGACGCCATCCAACACATGTCCCGCCCGCTGGATGCGACACGCATTTTTCACGGTCGCGGCGGCATGCATCCGGGCTGCGAGCATCTGTCGCTCGACGCGTTTCCGCCCGTGATCGTGCTCACCAGCTTTGCCGAGCTGGACGAGGCCAGCATCGCCGCCATCGGTCAGGCGCTCGAAGCACGCTGGGCCGACATCGCTCCGGGCGAACCACTCAACTGGGTGCTGCAGATTCGCCTCGTCGGCGGTCTGGGAAGCACGCAAATCATGAGCGGCAGCGTGCCCGATCCGCATGTGGTGACCGAAGCCGGAACACGCTACACGGTGCATGTGGCGCGCGGGCAGAACCATGGTCTGTTTCTCGATATGGCCGGCGGTCGCCAATGGGTGCGCGAGCATGTCACGACCCATGCGGTCGAAGGCAACCGCCATGGCGAATACCGCGTGCTGAACCTGTTCGCCTACACCTGCGCGTTTTCCGTCATCGCGCTGCAGGCCGGTGCCACACATGTCATCAACATGGACATGAGCAAAGGCGCACTCGCCATCGGTCAGCAGAACCATCGTCTGAACGATGTGAACAAGGGTGCGAGCTTTCTCGGCCACGACATCTTTTCAAGCTGGGGCAAGATCACGCGCGAAGGCCCTTACGAGCTCATCATCGTCGATCCGCCGAGTTATCAAAAAGGCAGCTTCGTCGCGACCAAGGATTACGCGCGCCTCGTGCGCCGCCTGCCCGACCTGCTGGCACCCGGCGGGCATGCGCTCATCTGCCTGAATGCACCCGAGCTGCCCGAATCCTTCGTGCATGAACACATGCAGGCCGAAGCGCCCACGCTGCAGTTCGTGGAACGCGTGGCCAACCCGCCGGTGTTCGCGGATCGCGATCCTGATCGCGCGTTGAAGGTGCTGGTGTATCGCGCAAGCATGTGA
- a CDS encoding copper chaperone PCu(A)C, protein MNKTTHTLALVSALLAGSAAQAHVVLPAGGANVGSNYDAAFRVGHACKDAKATTAIEVELPKAFQFKEAVARSGWKLATPKAGAQGGVVRWEADSAATALPGTEKTTFVVRGVLPSTAQTLHFPVHQICDVGRADWAQIPTAANANDKLEFPAARLDVLPDNVAAIDVRDAWVRAAVPGQSGTGAFLTVQAPQGAKLVAVKSAAAGVVEIHEMKLENDVMKMRAIPALELPAGEQVKLAPGGLHLMMMDLKQPITAGQTLNFTLTLEDANGKRRERQIEAQVRSGATAGQDGRHGAHQHH, encoded by the coding sequence ATGAACAAGACCACCCACACACTCGCACTCGTCTCCGCCTTGCTCGCAGGCTCCGCCGCACAAGCACATGTCGTTCTGCCCGCAGGCGGCGCAAATGTCGGCAGCAATTACGACGCCGCATTCCGCGTGGGCCATGCGTGCAAGGACGCCAAGGCGACCACGGCCATCGAAGTCGAACTGCCCAAGGCCTTTCAGTTCAAGGAAGCCGTTGCGCGCAGCGGCTGGAAGCTGGCCACGCCCAAAGCGGGCGCACAAGGCGGCGTCGTGCGCTGGGAAGCCGACAGCGCAGCAACCGCCTTGCCCGGCACCGAGAAAACCACCTTCGTCGTGCGCGGCGTGCTGCCCTCGACCGCACAGACGCTGCATTTCCCAGTTCATCAAATCTGCGACGTGGGTCGTGCGGATTGGGCACAGATTCCAACGGCTGCCAACGCCAACGACAAACTGGAATTCCCCGCAGCACGCCTTGACGTGCTGCCCGACAACGTGGCCGCCATCGATGTGCGCGATGCCTGGGTGCGCGCAGCCGTCCCCGGCCAAAGCGGCACGGGCGCATTCCTGACCGTGCAAGCACCGCAAGGCGCCAAGCTGGTGGCGGTGAAATCGGCGGCCGCAGGCGTGGTTGAGATTCACGAGATGAAGCTCGAAAACGATGTGATGAAAATGCGCGCCATTCCCGCGCTCGAGCTGCCTGCGGGCGAGCAGGTCAAGCTCGCGCCCGGCGGCTTGCATCTGATGATGATGGATCTGAAGCAGCCCATCACGGCAGGCCAGACGCTGAACTTCACGCTCACGCTCGAAGACGCCAACGGCAAGCGCCGCGAGCGTCAGATCGAAGCGCAGGTGCGCAGCGGTGCCACTGCAGGGCAGGATGGCAGACACGGCGCACACCAGCACCACTGA
- a CDS encoding SDR family oxidoreductase codes for MSRSVQELFNLKGRTALVTGGSRGLGLQMAEALGEAGAKVVITSRKAADLEEAVAHLAAKNIDARWIAADCAKEADIARLVDETLERAGDIDILVNNAGASWGAAAEDYPLEAWDKVMNLNIRGYFLLSQAVGKRSMLARGKGSIINLASIAGLGGNPVEMKTIAYNTSKGAVINFTRALAAEWGPRGVRVNCICPGFFRTKMATVLIDSIGEEKMCAGAPLRRLGDDEDLKGLSLLLASDAGKHITGQWMAADGGVSAVLGG; via the coding sequence ATGTCACGCTCTGTGCAGGAACTTTTCAATCTCAAGGGCCGAACAGCATTGGTGACCGGAGGCTCGCGCGGTCTGGGTCTGCAGATGGCAGAAGCGCTGGGCGAGGCGGGTGCCAAGGTGGTGATCACCTCGCGCAAGGCGGCCGATCTGGAAGAGGCCGTGGCGCATCTGGCGGCCAAGAACATCGACGCCCGCTGGATTGCCGCCGACTGCGCCAAGGAGGCCGACATTGCGCGCCTGGTGGACGAGACGCTGGAGCGCGCGGGCGACATCGACATTCTGGTCAACAACGCAGGCGCGAGCTGGGGCGCAGCCGCCGAGGACTATCCGCTTGAAGCCTGGGACAAGGTGATGAATCTGAACATCCGTGGCTACTTTCTGCTGAGTCAGGCCGTGGGCAAGCGCAGCATGCTGGCGCGCGGCAAGGGCAGCATCATCAATCTGGCGTCGATCGCCGGGCTGGGCGGCAATCCAGTGGAAATGAAGACCATCGCCTACAACACCTCCAAGGGCGCTGTGATCAACTTCACACGGGCGCTGGCCGCCGAATGGGGACCGCGCGGCGTGCGCGTCAACTGCATCTGCCCCGGATTCTTCCGCACCAAGATGGCGACCGTGCTGATCGACTCCATCGGCGAAGAAAAAATGTGCGCCGGCGCGCCGCTGCGCCGACTGGGCGACGACGAGGACCTGAAGGGCCTGAGCCTGCTGCTGGCCAGCGACGCGGGCAAGCACATCACCGGCCAATGGATGGCCGCAGATGGCGGCGTGAGCGCGGTGCTGGGCGGTTGA
- a CDS encoding PaaI family thioesterase, translating to MLNFRADIPFVNLLGFTLHRMENGESELHYTPKPEHLNSHGVTHGGATMTLLDVALSVAARSDTPEHGIVTIEMKSTFMAPAKGPLIAKARRIRRTRTMAFVEGWVYDESGEMCTMATGTFRYVERKKLAPVSTD from the coding sequence TTGTTGAATTTTCGCGCCGACATTCCTTTCGTGAACCTGCTGGGATTCACGCTGCATCGCATGGAGAACGGCGAATCCGAACTGCATTACACGCCCAAGCCGGAGCATCTGAATTCGCATGGCGTCACCCACGGTGGCGCGACGATGACGCTGCTGGATGTGGCGCTGTCCGTGGCGGCGCGCAGCGATACGCCCGAGCATGGCATCGTCACCATCGAGATGAAATCCACCTTCATGGCTCCCGCCAAAGGCCCGCTGATCGCGAAGGCCAGGCGCATTCGCCGCACACGCACGATGGCGTTTGTCGAGGGCTGGGTCTACGACGAAAGCGGCGAGATGTGCACCATGGCGACGGGCACGTTCCGGTATGTGGAGCGCAAGAAGCTCGCGCCAGTGTCCACCGACTGA
- a CDS encoding GNAT family N-acetyltransferase, whose protein sequence is MTLKMQWTWKRFDDMTPHELHDALALRCRVFILEQGPYQDPDGNDKHAWHLLGRAPESEHGNALLATLRIVDAGLNYPEPSIGRVVCAPEIRGLGIGRHLVAEGLAQAQRVFPGQANRISAQAHLQRMYGELGFQTVSEEYLEDDIPHVEMLYTPKLD, encoded by the coding sequence ATGACTCTCAAGATGCAATGGACCTGGAAGCGTTTTGACGATATGACGCCGCACGAGTTGCATGATGCACTGGCGTTGCGCTGCCGGGTTTTCATATTGGAGCAGGGGCCTTATCAGGACCCGGATGGCAACGATAAGCACGCTTGGCATCTTTTGGGCCGTGCACCCGAATCGGAGCATGGCAATGCCTTGCTTGCGACGCTGCGGATCGTGGATGCGGGCCTCAACTATCCCGAGCCATCGATTGGCCGCGTGGTATGCGCGCCCGAGATTCGAGGGCTGGGAATTGGGCGGCACCTGGTGGCCGAAGGCCTGGCGCAGGCGCAGCGCGTGTTTCCCGGTCAGGCCAACCGCATCAGCGCACAAGCCCATCTGCAGCGTATGTATGGCGAGCTGGGCTTTCAAACGGTTTCAGAAGAATATCTCGAAGACGATATTCCGCACGTGGAAATGCTGTACACCCCGAAGTTGGATTGA